Proteins from a genomic interval of Scatophagus argus isolate fScaArg1 chromosome 6, fScaArg1.pri, whole genome shotgun sequence:
- the LOC124060414 gene encoding afadin- and alpha-actinin-binding protein-like isoform X1: MPESSLEVKDICSSSVECRTPPLRQFSQSSLPLHRKSYMLSTFCTEHNVQECLLHISQEVSSLGLPPVWTESGGTSELDVVAVLNCMYDLIQLHRRGLRTLENMEVEQLKSSSNVDHLQLTSTRLKEQLELSKRENSGLLERERQLQLKVKSLQNCLKNEKEEVQKLQNIIASRASQYNHEMKRKEREFNKLKERLNQLLVDKKEKKQAIDVLNSIGRADGKRSLWKTEKTEAKHEGEMYKTLLSDYDTRQRELLLENAELNKVLQQMKIEMMSILSSRKPTMKGDKHQDDSTQADSQEEEEGFDSSKESVELYCVHAREKLTNSIRLQWRRLKSHVERLDSQASLAQLEESKNANAVSRETHEEEMDRLKLEIQQCKDFIQTQQQLLQQQLSSPCDEETTSLLSDCYMLREKESLREEWKTLEEQRKIFERERRNFTEAAIRLSHERKAFEEDRATWLKHQFLNLSPFPDSKKPPMSKSKSAFLISETKASAALPPDKLIKCLSDTTSPTPRCVPVTSPSTADLYHTLCLIPENSSTKPKGMTEHLEESSFFFNGNAGDEHEYQNDREDHSSHALTKEKNTST, translated from the exons ATGCCAGAGTCCTCCCTGG AAGTCAAGGACATTTGCAGCAGCTCCGTTGAATGTAGAACACCCCCCTTGAGGCAGTTTAGCCAATCATCGCTGCCACTGCACAGAAAGTCCTACATGCTCAGTACCTTCTGCACAGAGCACAATGTGCAAGAATGTCTATTGCACATCAGTCAG GAAGTGTCATCTCTTGGCCTCCCACCAGTTTGGACGGAGTCTGGCGGCACTTCAGAGTTAGATGTTGTGGCTGTGCTAAATTGCATGTATGACCTGATTCAGCTGCACCGTAGGGGCCTCCGAACCCTGGAAAACATGGAAGTGGAGCAGCTCAAATCCAGCAGCAATGTCGACCACCTGCAGCTCACCAGCACTCGGCTAAAA GAGCAGCTTGAACTGTCCAAAAGGGAAAACAGTGGACTCCTTGAGAGAGAGcgacagctgcagctgaaagtgaAGAGTTTGCAAAACTGcctaaaaaatgaaaaagaagag GTGCAAAAACTTCAGAACATAATCGCAAGCCGTGCCAGCCAGTATAACCATgagatgaaaaggaaagaaagagaatttAATAAACTGAAGGAGCGCTTGAATCAACTTCTGGTTGacaaaaaggagaagaaacaag CCATTGATGTATTAAACAGCATTGGAAGAGCTGATGGGAAGAGAAGCCTttggaaaactgaaaagacagaGGCAAA ACATGAGGGGGAAATGTATAAGACCCTGCTGAGTGATTATGACACCCGACAAAGGGAGTTGCTGCTGGAAAATGCAGAGCTGAATAAAGTGTTGCAGCAGATGAAAATAGAAATGATGTCCATTCTGAGTTCAAGGAAACCAACCATGAAAGGCGACAAACATCAGGATGATAGCACACAG GCTGActcacaggaggaagaggaagggttTGATTCCAGCAAAGAAAGTGTAGAGCTGTATTGTGTTCATGCTCGAGAGAAGCTGACAAACAGTATTCGCCTCCAGTGGAGAAGACTCAAGAGCCACGTTGAAAGACTGGACAGCCAAG cGTCTTTGGCTCAGCTGGAAGAGAGTAAAAATGCTAATGCTGTTTCCCGTGAGACTcatgaggaggagatggacagactgaAGCTGGAGATCCAGCAGTGCAAAGACTTcatccaaacacagcagcagctcctgcag CAGCAGCTGAGCTCTCCTTGTGATGAGGAGACGACATCCCTGCTGAGCGACTGCTACATGCTGCGGGAGAAGGAGAGCCTCAGAGAGGAGTGGAAGACCCTGGAGGAACAGAGGAAGATCTtcgagagggagaggaggaactTCACTGAAGCAGCTATAAGACTTAGCCATGAG AGGAAAGCCTTCGAGGAGGATCGAGCAACCTGGCTCAAACACCAGTTTTTAAACTTGAGTCCATTTCCCGACTCAAAGAAACCCCCAATGTCCAAGTCTAAAAGTGCCTTTTTAATAT CTGAAACAAAGGCGAGTGCTGCGTTGCCTCCCGACAAGCTCATCAAATGTCTGTCTGACACAACCTCCCCCACGCCCAGGTGTGTCCCAGTCACGTCACCATCAACAGCCGACTTGTATCATACACTTTGCCTTATCCCAGAAAACAG CTCCACCAAACCAAAGGGAATGACTGAACACCTTGAAGAATCAAGCTTCTTTTTTAATGGAAATGCTGGAGATGAGCACGAATATCAGAATGACAGGGAAGACCACAGCAGCCACGCgctcacaaaagaaaagaacacatcCACATGA
- the LOC124060414 gene encoding afadin- and alpha-actinin-binding protein-like isoform X2, whose product MPESSLVKDICSSSVECRTPPLRQFSQSSLPLHRKSYMLSTFCTEHNVQECLLHISQEVSSLGLPPVWTESGGTSELDVVAVLNCMYDLIQLHRRGLRTLENMEVEQLKSSSNVDHLQLTSTRLKEQLELSKRENSGLLERERQLQLKVKSLQNCLKNEKEEVQKLQNIIASRASQYNHEMKRKEREFNKLKERLNQLLVDKKEKKQAIDVLNSIGRADGKRSLWKTEKTEAKHEGEMYKTLLSDYDTRQRELLLENAELNKVLQQMKIEMMSILSSRKPTMKGDKHQDDSTQADSQEEEEGFDSSKESVELYCVHAREKLTNSIRLQWRRLKSHVERLDSQASLAQLEESKNANAVSRETHEEEMDRLKLEIQQCKDFIQTQQQLLQQQLSSPCDEETTSLLSDCYMLREKESLREEWKTLEEQRKIFERERRNFTEAAIRLSHERKAFEEDRATWLKHQFLNLSPFPDSKKPPMSKSKSAFLISETKASAALPPDKLIKCLSDTTSPTPRCVPVTSPSTADLYHTLCLIPENSSTKPKGMTEHLEESSFFFNGNAGDEHEYQNDREDHSSHALTKEKNTST is encoded by the exons ATGCCAGAGTCCTCCCTGG TCAAGGACATTTGCAGCAGCTCCGTTGAATGTAGAACACCCCCCTTGAGGCAGTTTAGCCAATCATCGCTGCCACTGCACAGAAAGTCCTACATGCTCAGTACCTTCTGCACAGAGCACAATGTGCAAGAATGTCTATTGCACATCAGTCAG GAAGTGTCATCTCTTGGCCTCCCACCAGTTTGGACGGAGTCTGGCGGCACTTCAGAGTTAGATGTTGTGGCTGTGCTAAATTGCATGTATGACCTGATTCAGCTGCACCGTAGGGGCCTCCGAACCCTGGAAAACATGGAAGTGGAGCAGCTCAAATCCAGCAGCAATGTCGACCACCTGCAGCTCACCAGCACTCGGCTAAAA GAGCAGCTTGAACTGTCCAAAAGGGAAAACAGTGGACTCCTTGAGAGAGAGcgacagctgcagctgaaagtgaAGAGTTTGCAAAACTGcctaaaaaatgaaaaagaagag GTGCAAAAACTTCAGAACATAATCGCAAGCCGTGCCAGCCAGTATAACCATgagatgaaaaggaaagaaagagaatttAATAAACTGAAGGAGCGCTTGAATCAACTTCTGGTTGacaaaaaggagaagaaacaag CCATTGATGTATTAAACAGCATTGGAAGAGCTGATGGGAAGAGAAGCCTttggaaaactgaaaagacagaGGCAAA ACATGAGGGGGAAATGTATAAGACCCTGCTGAGTGATTATGACACCCGACAAAGGGAGTTGCTGCTGGAAAATGCAGAGCTGAATAAAGTGTTGCAGCAGATGAAAATAGAAATGATGTCCATTCTGAGTTCAAGGAAACCAACCATGAAAGGCGACAAACATCAGGATGATAGCACACAG GCTGActcacaggaggaagaggaagggttTGATTCCAGCAAAGAAAGTGTAGAGCTGTATTGTGTTCATGCTCGAGAGAAGCTGACAAACAGTATTCGCCTCCAGTGGAGAAGACTCAAGAGCCACGTTGAAAGACTGGACAGCCAAG cGTCTTTGGCTCAGCTGGAAGAGAGTAAAAATGCTAATGCTGTTTCCCGTGAGACTcatgaggaggagatggacagactgaAGCTGGAGATCCAGCAGTGCAAAGACTTcatccaaacacagcagcagctcctgcag CAGCAGCTGAGCTCTCCTTGTGATGAGGAGACGACATCCCTGCTGAGCGACTGCTACATGCTGCGGGAGAAGGAGAGCCTCAGAGAGGAGTGGAAGACCCTGGAGGAACAGAGGAAGATCTtcgagagggagaggaggaactTCACTGAAGCAGCTATAAGACTTAGCCATGAG AGGAAAGCCTTCGAGGAGGATCGAGCAACCTGGCTCAAACACCAGTTTTTAAACTTGAGTCCATTTCCCGACTCAAAGAAACCCCCAATGTCCAAGTCTAAAAGTGCCTTTTTAATAT CTGAAACAAAGGCGAGTGCTGCGTTGCCTCCCGACAAGCTCATCAAATGTCTGTCTGACACAACCTCCCCCACGCCCAGGTGTGTCCCAGTCACGTCACCATCAACAGCCGACTTGTATCATACACTTTGCCTTATCCCAGAAAACAG CTCCACCAAACCAAAGGGAATGACTGAACACCTTGAAGAATCAAGCTTCTTTTTTAATGGAAATGCTGGAGATGAGCACGAATATCAGAATGACAGGGAAGACCACAGCAGCCACGCgctcacaaaagaaaagaacacatcCACATGA
- the LOC124060414 gene encoding afadin- and alpha-actinin-binding protein-like isoform X3 — MPESSLEVKDICSSSVECRTPPLRQFSQSSLPLHRKSYMLSTFCTEHNVQECLLHISQEVSSLGLPPVWTESGGTSELDVVAVLNCMYDLIQLHRRGLRTLENMEVEQLKSSSNVDHLQLTSTRLKEQLELSKRENSGLLERERQLQLKVKSLQNCLKNEKEEVQKLQNIIASRASQYNHEMKRKEREFNKLKERLNQLLVDKKEKKQAIDVLNSIGRADGKRSLWKTEKTEAKHEGEMYKTLLSDYDTRQRELLLENAELNKVLQQMKIEMMSILSSRKPTMKGDKHQDDSTQADSQEEEEGFDSSKESVELYCVHAREKLTNSIRLQWRRLKSHVERLDSQASLAQLEESKNANAVSRETHEEEMDRLKLEIQQCKDFIQTQQQLLQQLSSPCDEETTSLLSDCYMLREKESLREEWKTLEEQRKIFERERRNFTEAAIRLSHERKAFEEDRATWLKHQFLNLSPFPDSKKPPMSKSKSAFLISETKASAALPPDKLIKCLSDTTSPTPRCVPVTSPSTADLYHTLCLIPENSSTKPKGMTEHLEESSFFFNGNAGDEHEYQNDREDHSSHALTKEKNTST; from the exons ATGCCAGAGTCCTCCCTGG AAGTCAAGGACATTTGCAGCAGCTCCGTTGAATGTAGAACACCCCCCTTGAGGCAGTTTAGCCAATCATCGCTGCCACTGCACAGAAAGTCCTACATGCTCAGTACCTTCTGCACAGAGCACAATGTGCAAGAATGTCTATTGCACATCAGTCAG GAAGTGTCATCTCTTGGCCTCCCACCAGTTTGGACGGAGTCTGGCGGCACTTCAGAGTTAGATGTTGTGGCTGTGCTAAATTGCATGTATGACCTGATTCAGCTGCACCGTAGGGGCCTCCGAACCCTGGAAAACATGGAAGTGGAGCAGCTCAAATCCAGCAGCAATGTCGACCACCTGCAGCTCACCAGCACTCGGCTAAAA GAGCAGCTTGAACTGTCCAAAAGGGAAAACAGTGGACTCCTTGAGAGAGAGcgacagctgcagctgaaagtgaAGAGTTTGCAAAACTGcctaaaaaatgaaaaagaagag GTGCAAAAACTTCAGAACATAATCGCAAGCCGTGCCAGCCAGTATAACCATgagatgaaaaggaaagaaagagaatttAATAAACTGAAGGAGCGCTTGAATCAACTTCTGGTTGacaaaaaggagaagaaacaag CCATTGATGTATTAAACAGCATTGGAAGAGCTGATGGGAAGAGAAGCCTttggaaaactgaaaagacagaGGCAAA ACATGAGGGGGAAATGTATAAGACCCTGCTGAGTGATTATGACACCCGACAAAGGGAGTTGCTGCTGGAAAATGCAGAGCTGAATAAAGTGTTGCAGCAGATGAAAATAGAAATGATGTCCATTCTGAGTTCAAGGAAACCAACCATGAAAGGCGACAAACATCAGGATGATAGCACACAG GCTGActcacaggaggaagaggaagggttTGATTCCAGCAAAGAAAGTGTAGAGCTGTATTGTGTTCATGCTCGAGAGAAGCTGACAAACAGTATTCGCCTCCAGTGGAGAAGACTCAAGAGCCACGTTGAAAGACTGGACAGCCAAG cGTCTTTGGCTCAGCTGGAAGAGAGTAAAAATGCTAATGCTGTTTCCCGTGAGACTcatgaggaggagatggacagactgaAGCTGGAGATCCAGCAGTGCAAAGACTTcatccaaacacagcagcagctcctgcag CAGCTGAGCTCTCCTTGTGATGAGGAGACGACATCCCTGCTGAGCGACTGCTACATGCTGCGGGAGAAGGAGAGCCTCAGAGAGGAGTGGAAGACCCTGGAGGAACAGAGGAAGATCTtcgagagggagaggaggaactTCACTGAAGCAGCTATAAGACTTAGCCATGAG AGGAAAGCCTTCGAGGAGGATCGAGCAACCTGGCTCAAACACCAGTTTTTAAACTTGAGTCCATTTCCCGACTCAAAGAAACCCCCAATGTCCAAGTCTAAAAGTGCCTTTTTAATAT CTGAAACAAAGGCGAGTGCTGCGTTGCCTCCCGACAAGCTCATCAAATGTCTGTCTGACACAACCTCCCCCACGCCCAGGTGTGTCCCAGTCACGTCACCATCAACAGCCGACTTGTATCATACACTTTGCCTTATCCCAGAAAACAG CTCCACCAAACCAAAGGGAATGACTGAACACCTTGAAGAATCAAGCTTCTTTTTTAATGGAAATGCTGGAGATGAGCACGAATATCAGAATGACAGGGAAGACCACAGCAGCCACGCgctcacaaaagaaaagaacacatcCACATGA
- the LOC124060414 gene encoding afadin- and alpha-actinin-binding protein-like isoform X4, with protein sequence MPESSLEVKDICSSSVECRTPPLRQFSQSSLPLHRKSYMLSTFCTEHNVQECLLHISQEVSSLGLPPVWTESGGTSELDVVAVLNCMYDLIQLHRRGLRTLENMEVEQLKSSSNVDHLQLTSTRLKEQLELSKRENSGLLERERQLQLKVKSLQNCLKNEKEEVQKLQNIIASRASQYNHEMKRKEREFNKLKERLNQLLVDKKEKKQAIDVLNSIGRADGKRSLWKTEKTEAKHEGEMYKTLLSDYDTRQRELLLENAELNKVLQQMKIEMMSILSSRKPTMKGDKHQDDSTQADSQEEEEGFDSSKESVELYCVHAREKLTNSIRLQWRRLKSHVERLDSQASLAQLEESKNANAVSRETHEEEMDRLKLEIQQCKDFIQTQQQLLQQQLSSPCDEETTSLLSDCYMLREKESLREEWKTLEEQRKIFERERRNFTEAAIRLSHERKAFEEDRATWLKHQFLNLSPFPDSKKPPMSKSKSAFLISETKASAALPPDKLIKCLSDTTSPTPSSTKPKGMTEHLEESSFFFNGNAGDEHEYQNDREDHSSHALTKEKNTST encoded by the exons ATGCCAGAGTCCTCCCTGG AAGTCAAGGACATTTGCAGCAGCTCCGTTGAATGTAGAACACCCCCCTTGAGGCAGTTTAGCCAATCATCGCTGCCACTGCACAGAAAGTCCTACATGCTCAGTACCTTCTGCACAGAGCACAATGTGCAAGAATGTCTATTGCACATCAGTCAG GAAGTGTCATCTCTTGGCCTCCCACCAGTTTGGACGGAGTCTGGCGGCACTTCAGAGTTAGATGTTGTGGCTGTGCTAAATTGCATGTATGACCTGATTCAGCTGCACCGTAGGGGCCTCCGAACCCTGGAAAACATGGAAGTGGAGCAGCTCAAATCCAGCAGCAATGTCGACCACCTGCAGCTCACCAGCACTCGGCTAAAA GAGCAGCTTGAACTGTCCAAAAGGGAAAACAGTGGACTCCTTGAGAGAGAGcgacagctgcagctgaaagtgaAGAGTTTGCAAAACTGcctaaaaaatgaaaaagaagag GTGCAAAAACTTCAGAACATAATCGCAAGCCGTGCCAGCCAGTATAACCATgagatgaaaaggaaagaaagagaatttAATAAACTGAAGGAGCGCTTGAATCAACTTCTGGTTGacaaaaaggagaagaaacaag CCATTGATGTATTAAACAGCATTGGAAGAGCTGATGGGAAGAGAAGCCTttggaaaactgaaaagacagaGGCAAA ACATGAGGGGGAAATGTATAAGACCCTGCTGAGTGATTATGACACCCGACAAAGGGAGTTGCTGCTGGAAAATGCAGAGCTGAATAAAGTGTTGCAGCAGATGAAAATAGAAATGATGTCCATTCTGAGTTCAAGGAAACCAACCATGAAAGGCGACAAACATCAGGATGATAGCACACAG GCTGActcacaggaggaagaggaagggttTGATTCCAGCAAAGAAAGTGTAGAGCTGTATTGTGTTCATGCTCGAGAGAAGCTGACAAACAGTATTCGCCTCCAGTGGAGAAGACTCAAGAGCCACGTTGAAAGACTGGACAGCCAAG cGTCTTTGGCTCAGCTGGAAGAGAGTAAAAATGCTAATGCTGTTTCCCGTGAGACTcatgaggaggagatggacagactgaAGCTGGAGATCCAGCAGTGCAAAGACTTcatccaaacacagcagcagctcctgcag CAGCAGCTGAGCTCTCCTTGTGATGAGGAGACGACATCCCTGCTGAGCGACTGCTACATGCTGCGGGAGAAGGAGAGCCTCAGAGAGGAGTGGAAGACCCTGGAGGAACAGAGGAAGATCTtcgagagggagaggaggaactTCACTGAAGCAGCTATAAGACTTAGCCATGAG AGGAAAGCCTTCGAGGAGGATCGAGCAACCTGGCTCAAACACCAGTTTTTAAACTTGAGTCCATTTCCCGACTCAAAGAAACCCCCAATGTCCAAGTCTAAAAGTGCCTTTTTAATAT CTGAAACAAAGGCGAGTGCTGCGTTGCCTCCCGACAAGCTCATCAAATGTCTGTCTGACACAACCTCCCCCACGCCCAG CTCCACCAAACCAAAGGGAATGACTGAACACCTTGAAGAATCAAGCTTCTTTTTTAATGGAAATGCTGGAGATGAGCACGAATATCAGAATGACAGGGAAGACCACAGCAGCCACGCgctcacaaaagaaaagaacacatcCACATGA